The following proteins are co-located in the Armatimonadota bacterium genome:
- a CDS encoding prepilin-type N-terminal cleavage/methylation domain-containing protein, which produces MMKIRGYTLVELLVVIAIIAILAAMIAPVLLQAKEAAKMRTCASDLKQLGAAITIYMDDHSGFGLPQSPAVYRNPWVLFVKPLIPRYIPATTEPGELPDSPGHTGFPCDKMPKHLWVCSGDTLKGTGAADEDKPYWYNFGSSYMYPGPTAYLPGNTYLDKPTTPVRPYKPCEWLNHRRDILLADYWFDFHGGSRVPKESWTDLTPKSWVNIRDTRSINILFLDLHTSTCTAKERQEYMDYTVRMDNPHAVKS; this is translated from the coding sequence ATGATGAAAATCCGCGGCTATACATTGGTGGAACTACTGGTGGTAATAGCGATTATCGCTATTTTAGCCGCTATGATAGCCCCTGTACTGCTGCAGGCAAAAGAAGCCGCCAAAATGCGCACGTGCGCGTCCGACCTCAAGCAGCTTGGAGCGGCAATAACAATTTATATGGATGATCACTCAGGCTTCGGCCTTCCACAGTCACCCGCTGTTTATAGAAATCCATGGGTGCTTTTTGTTAAGCCTCTGATTCCCAGATACATTCCCGCCACAACGGAACCGGGAGAACTGCCCGATTCACCCGGTCATACTGGATTTCCGTGCGATAAAATGCCAAAACACTTATGGGTTTGTAGTGGGGATACTCTCAAGGGGACCGGTGCAGCGGATGAAGACAAGCCATATTGGTACAACTTCGGCTCCAGCTATATGTATCCCGGCCCGACCGCGTATCTGCCGGGAAACACTTATTTGGATAAACCAACTACACCGGTACGCCCGTATAAACCGTGCGAGTGGCTCAATCATAGGCGCGATATCCTTCTTGCCGATTACTGGTTCGACTTCCATGGCGGAAGCCGAGTCCCCAAAGAATCTTGGACCGACCTGACCCCTAAAAGCTGGGTTAACATCAGGGACACCAGGAGTATTAACATACTCTTCCTTGATTTACATACCAGCACTTGCACGGCCAAAGAACGACAGGAATACATGGATTATACGGTAAGAATGGATAATCCCCACGCTGTAAAATCATAA
- a CDS encoding response regulator transcription factor: MDTPVARQQAQDSVTVLIADDHGILREGLRGLLEEYDDLVIVDEATNGAEAVAKVKQLRPQIMLLDLIMPEMGGVEVLEALAAESLPTKVIVLTGADDDELLARCIKSGAQGYLLKDAASNQLVDAIHTVAKGGCWLPTDLTEKLFRGMAKKSNGGDSAKLSLLTAREIEVLKLLGEAKTNMEIADQLFISEHTAKVHVSRILEKLGLSTRSEAVRFAIRSGVVQA; the protein is encoded by the coding sequence GTGGACACACCCGTGGCGCGGCAGCAGGCACAAGACAGTGTAACAGTTCTCATAGCCGATGATCACGGCATATTGAGGGAAGGACTTCGCGGCCTGCTGGAAGAATATGATGACTTGGTAATAGTAGATGAAGCTACCAACGGCGCAGAGGCGGTTGCCAAGGTAAAACAGCTACGGCCTCAAATAATGCTGTTGGACCTGATTATGCCCGAAATGGGCGGTGTCGAAGTGCTGGAGGCGCTGGCGGCGGAGTCTCTACCGACAAAAGTCATCGTGCTCACCGGCGCCGACGACGATGAGCTTCTTGCGCGATGCATAAAGAGCGGGGCGCAGGGCTATTTATTGAAAGATGCAGCTTCCAATCAGCTTGTGGACGCAATACATACGGTTGCGAAGGGCGGGTGTTGGCTGCCCACCGATTTGACGGAGAAGCTGTTTCGGGGTATGGCAAAAAAATCAAACGGGGGAGATTCAGCCAAGCTTTCACTGCTTACTGCGCGTGAAATTGAGGTGCTCAAACTTCTTGGCGAAGCAAAGACAAATATGGAGATTGCCGACCAGTTATTTATCAGCGAGCACACTGCGAAAGTGCATGTAAGCCGAATATTAGAAAAACTGGGGTTGTCAACACGTTCCGAGGCTGTAAGGTTTGCCATTCGAAGCGGGGTTGTGCAGGCTTGA
- a CDS encoding GAF domain-containing sensor histidine kinase codes for MKAGGVYSLKLERLSVERQQSIIRLLLSITTSLLLLKIYIDQGPNSADRLISLDWVIILIGFFLAYSVLAWLLLKWRPDLLKETMLAISIFEVILITFLIRMTAGTNIPFYLWYLFYIVSVSTRYGRQHAILALAACIVSFVGVVSIASGAYSVNVPAVMGFTCFLLVLGLMFGQISERQINYQASLSVVNEFRAELAGMATSSEIIGYLLSQVKALLNVEKAWFLPAKRGSDGSEAIGLRSMGADPVLLSTFRESGDEWNVEAVLTEQRPIISNNLSKDTSLPTGISAKLGLRHLAAAPMMVRSVPVGVVYAANRKDQPLVLSDLQLLELIATQAAPVVENALLWERLREAAASEERLRIARDLHDNFLQTLAAIKLHLERCKILVQKDSGRALEGIDKIHQIATRGLAEVRVYLSELRLMGPEPSRFKQAIERASADAAVKGGFKTHLDIHPPDEAMPPNVALAAFQITRELLNNAAAHSGAEHVEVRVYMQEDKLYIEVEDDGKGFDVARVRAEKASEGHLGLVGVEERARQSRGSLVITSEPGKGTVATVMLTI; via the coding sequence ATGAAGGCCGGAGGAGTCTACAGTCTCAAACTGGAGAGGTTATCGGTTGAGCGGCAGCAGTCGATTATCAGGCTTTTGCTGTCCATTACCACGTCTCTCCTTTTGCTCAAAATTTATATCGATCAGGGGCCGAACTCCGCTGATCGTCTGATCTCACTCGACTGGGTAATAATCCTCATCGGTTTTTTTCTCGCATACAGCGTCCTCGCCTGGTTGTTGCTCAAGTGGCGTCCCGATCTGCTGAAAGAGACCATGCTCGCCATCAGCATCTTCGAGGTCATTTTAATCACGTTTCTTATTCGCATGACCGCCGGGACCAACATTCCGTTCTACCTCTGGTATTTGTTCTATATCGTAAGCGTATCCACGCGTTATGGCCGCCAGCATGCAATTCTGGCGCTTGCGGCATGCATTGTCTCGTTTGTTGGAGTCGTTTCCATAGCGTCGGGGGCATATTCCGTGAACGTCCCTGCAGTAATGGGGTTCACTTGCTTTTTGCTTGTGCTGGGACTCATGTTTGGACAGATATCAGAAAGGCAAATTAATTATCAAGCCAGCCTGTCGGTTGTCAACGAGTTCCGGGCCGAACTTGCCGGTATGGCGACATCGTCAGAGATCATAGGCTATCTTCTGTCACAGGTAAAGGCGCTGCTTAACGTTGAGAAGGCGTGGTTTTTGCCTGCGAAGAGAGGATCGGACGGTTCGGAGGCAATCGGCCTGCGTTCCATGGGCGCGGACCCGGTGCTGCTGTCGACTTTCCGTGAAAGTGGAGATGAATGGAATGTGGAAGCGGTGCTGACGGAGCAGCGGCCTATCATATCCAATAATCTCTCAAAGGATACTTCTCTGCCAACCGGGATTTCAGCAAAGCTGGGCTTGAGGCATCTGGCCGCAGCTCCGATGATGGTTAGAAGCGTGCCGGTAGGTGTGGTTTATGCCGCTAACCGTAAGGATCAACCGCTGGTCTTATCTGATCTGCAACTGCTGGAACTAATAGCAACGCAGGCTGCTCCGGTTGTGGAGAATGCTCTTCTGTGGGAGCGCTTGCGCGAGGCGGCGGCTTCCGAGGAGCGTCTGAGGATCGCGCGGGACCTGCACGACAATTTCCTCCAAACGCTTGCCGCTATCAAACTTCACCTTGAACGGTGCAAAATACTGGTTCAGAAAGATTCCGGTAGGGCGCTGGAGGGGATTGATAAAATCCATCAGATAGCCACTCGCGGCCTGGCTGAGGTTAGAGTATATCTTTCAGAGTTGAGACTGATGGGCCCCGAGCCAAGCCGTTTCAAGCAGGCGATAGAACGGGCGTCTGCAGACGCCGCTGTAAAGGGCGGTTTCAAGACTCACCTCGATATTCATCCTCCGGATGAGGCAATGCCGCCGAACGTAGCTCTAGCCGCGTTCCAAATTACTCGTGAGTTACTCAACAATGCGGCTGCCCACTCAGGCGCCGAGCATGTCGAAGTCCGTGTTTATATGCAGGAAGACAAGCTGTATATCGAAGTCGAAGATGACGGCAAAGGTTTCGATGTCGCGCGCGTGCGCGCTGAGAAAGCATCGGAGGGTCATCTGGGTCTGGTGGGAGTCGAAGAGCGCGCGCGGCAGTCACGCGGCAGCCTGGTGATTACAAGCGAGCCGGGAAAAGGCACCGTTGCTACCGTCATGCTCACTATCTGA
- a CDS encoding DUF1638 domain-containing protein has protein sequence MKLKIIACEALSHEIKLAAAKSQHSIDIELLPFGLHNTPDELRKTIQSKVDECEGLGYDLIALGYGLCSRGTADIVARSIPIIIPRAHDCITLFLGSRGRYSEEFAGHPGTYYYSPGWIDFKEGDVQQGFIDDVQARSYEEKYRQYLEKYGEDNAKYLIEQEQQWYQHYTRAAFINMGLGDIEAYRKFTRDIADSRGWEYAEIEGNMSLIERLTSLQWNEDDFLYVEPGKKIAESFDEMIIREE, from the coding sequence ATGAAACTTAAGATAATCGCCTGTGAGGCTCTCAGCCATGAAATCAAACTGGCGGCTGCTAAAAGTCAGCATTCAATAGACATCGAACTCCTTCCGTTCGGCCTGCACAACACTCCCGATGAACTAAGAAAAACTATTCAATCCAAGGTAGATGAGTGCGAAGGCCTAGGATATGATCTTATCGCGTTGGGCTACGGGCTGTGCAGCCGCGGTACAGCCGATATCGTCGCGCGGTCTATCCCTATTATTATCCCCCGCGCTCATGATTGCATCACGCTGTTTCTGGGTTCGCGCGGACGCTATAGCGAGGAGTTCGCCGGGCACCCGGGCACATATTATTACAGCCCCGGGTGGATAGATTTTAAGGAAGGCGACGTGCAGCAGGGGTTTATCGACGATGTGCAGGCGCGAAGCTACGAAGAGAAATACAGGCAATACCTGGAAAAATACGGCGAGGACAACGCAAAATATCTGATAGAGCAGGAGCAGCAGTGGTATCAGCATTATACACGAGCCGCTTTTATCAATATGGGACTGGGCGACATAGAGGCGTATCGCAAGTTTACCAGGGATATCGCCGACAGCCGGGGCTGGGAATACGCCGAGATCGAAGGAAATATGTCTCTTATCGAAAGGCTGACCAGCTTACAGTGGAATGAAGATGACTTTCTGTATGTAGAACCGGGAAAGAAAATAGCTGAGTCTTTCGATGAAATGATAATCAGGGAAGAATAA
- a CDS encoding class II aldolase/adducin family protein encodes MDEQMVLDQLIRMSLEIAKPELDAVILGEGNTSAKISDEAFFVKGSGKYLGRSSADTFVKVDLTGALAMLDGPDLTDDQIKDALFDLRADKSNPLKPSVETTFHGYLLSLPGINFVAHTHPTAVNMITCCVKGKEIVKSRIFPDEIVYCGIEPVWIDYVDPGLTLGRTIRMQVTKFQDKHGCNPKMIMMQNHGLIAIGKTAHECEAITAEAIKAARVLRGAMQFGGIKYFTDEQVNRIYTRPDEAYRQQQFK; translated from the coding sequence ATGGACGAACAGATGGTGCTCGATCAACTGATCCGCATGTCGCTTGAGATCGCCAAACCCGAACTTGATGCAGTAATCTTGGGTGAAGGAAATACATCGGCGAAGATAAGTGACGAAGCGTTCTTTGTGAAGGGCAGCGGAAAATATCTTGGGCGCTCAAGCGCTGATACATTTGTGAAAGTGGACCTTACGGGGGCGCTTGCAATGCTCGACGGACCGGACCTTACGGACGATCAGATCAAAGACGCCCTGTTCGACCTTCGCGCCGATAAATCCAACCCCCTCAAGCCCTCTGTAGAGACTACTTTTCATGGATACCTTTTAAGCCTGCCCGGAATCAATTTTGTGGCTCATACTCACCCGACTGCAGTCAATATGATCACCTGCTGCGTAAAGGGTAAAGAGATTGTAAAGAGCCGCATCTTCCCGGACGAAATAGTCTACTGCGGGATCGAGCCGGTCTGGATAGACTACGTCGATCCTGGCCTTACGCTCGGCCGCACTATCAGGATGCAGGTCACTAAGTTTCAGGATAAGCACGGATGCAATCCCAAGATGATCATGATGCAAAACCATGGTCTCATTGCAATAGGCAAGACCGCCCACGAGTGCGAAGCGATTACTGCTGAAGCGATCAAAGCTGCACGTGTGCTGCGCGGAGCCATGCAGTTCGGCGGAATCAAATATTTCACCGATGAGCAGGTCAACCGTATCTACACCAGACCGGATGAAGCATACAGACAACAACAATTCAAATAA